One genomic segment of Musa acuminata AAA Group cultivar baxijiao chromosome BXJ3-3, Cavendish_Baxijiao_AAA, whole genome shotgun sequence includes these proteins:
- the LOC135633131 gene encoding protein FLOWERING LOCUS T-like encodes MSRDALVVGNVVGDVLDPFVKSATMKITYNKELTNGSELKPSVVATEPRVEMRGHSTRNLYTLVMVDPDAPSPSNPTKREYLHWLVTDIPETTNATYGNEIVSYESPRPTAGIHRFVFVLFRQSVRQTIYAPGWRQNFSTRDFAAVYNLGDPVAAMFFNCQRENGCGGRRYQAVSGWT; translated from the exons ATGTCGAGGGACGCCCTCGTCGTTGGCAATGTCGTGGGTGACGTGTTGGACCCATTCGTCAAGTCCGCGACGATGAAGATAACCTACAACAAGGAATTGACGAATGGGTCCGAGCTCAAACCCTCGGTGGTGGCCACCGAACCGCGAGTGGAGATGCGAGGACACAGCACGAGGAACCTTTACACGCTT GTGATGGTGGATCCTGATGCACCAAGCCCTAGCAATCCAACAAAGAGAGAGTACCTGCACTG GTTGGTGACAGACATCCCAGAGACAACAAACGCCACTTACG GCAACGAAATTGTCTCCTATGAGAGTCCACGGCCGACCGCTGGAATCCACCGGTTTGTGTTTGTGTTGTTCCGGCAGTCCGTCCGCCAAACCATCTATGCGCCTGGATGGAGACAAAACTTCAGCACAAGGGATTTTGCAGCAGTTTACAACCTAGGGGATCCTGTAGCTGCAATGTTCTTCAACTGCCAGAGGGAGAATGGATGTGGTGGAAGAAG GTACCAAGCTGTCAGTGGATGGACGTGA